In Euphorbia lathyris chromosome 10, ddEupLath1.1, whole genome shotgun sequence, a single genomic region encodes these proteins:
- the LOC136209938 gene encoding cytochrome P450 94C1-like — translation MEFQATSWFFQALFSILFFLLLTIITYLLFSLLKLKLWCNCEICDAYLTLTWTKNFDNLSDWYTHLLKNSPSKTIHIHVLGNTITANPKNVEYILKTNFNNFPKGKRFSAILGDFLGRGIFNVDGDSWRFQRKMASLELDSFSIRAYAFEIVRWEIENRLLPLLSSVSELSKNQIDLQDVFRRFSFDCICRFSFGVDPRCLEITLPVTDFAVAFDLASKLSAERAMAVSPVVWRIKRWLNLGTEKEMKESIKVINVLAGEVINQRRKLGFLSQKVLLSRFMHSVSDDTYLRDIVISFLLAGRDTVASALTSFFWLIGNHPNVRSEIISEAERVVGLNKEVTSYEQMKDLHYLQAAVYESMRLYPPIQFDSKFCEEDDTLPDGTRVKKGTRVTYHPYAMGRMAEIWGSDCLEFKPERWLKSDGVFSPENPYKYPVFQGGLRTCLGKEMGLLELKVVALSLLRRFDFQLVTSYHTPRFSPGLTATLSGGLPVLVHQTKSV, via the exons ATGGAGTTTCAAGCTACTTCCTGGTTTTTCCAAGCTCTCTTCTCcatcctcttcttcctcctcctcacaATCATAACTTATCTCCTCTTTTCTCTACTCAAATTAAAGCTATGGTGCAACTGTGAAATCTGCGACGCATATCTCACCCTCACCTGGACTAAAAACTTCGATAATCTCTCCGATTGGTACACTCATCTTCTCAAAAATTCACCTTCCAAAACAATTCACATCCATGTCCTCGGAAACACGATCACCGCGAATCCGAAAAACGTCGAATACATCCTCAAAACGAATTTCAATAACTTCCCGAAAGGAAAACGTTTTTCTGCAATTTTGGGGGATTTTCTCGGCCGTGGAATCTTCAACGTCGATGGCGATTCATGGAGGTTTCAGAGAAAAATGGCTAGTTTAGAACTCGATAGCTTTTCAATTAGAGCGTACGCTTTTGAAATCGTTCGTTGGGAGATTGAAAATCGTCTTCTTCCACTTTTATCTTCAGTTTCTGAGCTGAGTAAGAATCAAATTGATTTACAAGATGTTTTCAGGCGATTCAGTTTCGACTGTATCTGCAGATTTTCGTTTGGTGTAGATCCGAGGTGTTTGGAGATTACTCTTCCGGTCACCGATTTTGCTGTTGCTTTTGATCTTGCGTCGAAGTTATCTGCGGAGAGAGCTATGGCGGTGTCGCCGGTGGTGTGGAGGATTAAGAGGTGGCTGAATTTGGGGACGGAGAAGGAGATGAAAGAGTCGATTAAAGTGATTAATGTTTTGGCCGGAGAAGTTATAAATCAACGGCGGAAATTGGGGTTTTTGTCGCAGAAAGTTCTATTGTCGCGGTTTATGCACAGTGTTAGTGACGATACTTATTTGAGAGATATTGTGATTAGTTTTCTGTTGGCTGGCCGGGATACGGTGGCGTCCGCCTTGACGAGCTTTTTCTGGTTAATCGGAAACCACCCGAATGTAAGATCGGAGATTATTTCTGAAGCAGAAAGAGTTGTTGGGTTGAACAAGGAGGTTACAAGCTATGAACAAATGAAAGATCTTCACTATTTACAG GCGGCAGTTTATGAAAGTATGAGATTGTATCCTCCGATTCAATTTGATTCGAAGTTTTGCGAAGAAGACGACACTCTACCGGACGGGACACGTGTCAAGAAAGGAACTAGGGTTACATACCATCCATATGCAATGGGAAGAATGGCGGAGATTTGGGGTTCAGATTGCTTAGAATTTAAACCAGAACGGTGGTTGAAATCGGACGGTGTATTCTCGCCGGAAAATCCATATAAGTACCCGGTATTTCAAGGTGGATTAAGGACCTGTTTGGGGAAAGAAATGGGTTTGCTGGAGCTGAAAGTGGTGGCTCTTTCTCTGCTACGTCGATTTGATTTTCAGTTAGTGACTTCTTATCATACACCACGTTTCTCTCCGGGACTGACTGCCACTCTTAGTGGTGGGCTCCCGGTTTTGGTGCATCAAACAAAATCTGTCTGA